One window from the genome of [Clostridium] celerecrescens 18A encodes:
- a CDS encoding carbohydrate ABC transporter permease: MKRRTMEQGLKQVICMGMVLIVLAPILLTLFAAFKTKADMVNTSPLLLPPMERITFSNFQKVVGDKYLLIGFKNTGIILAVSILFNVLFGTITAFILERFEFKLKKVIMSLFFLGMLIPSFVTEIARFKIINGIGLYNTLGAPIVIYVASDLMQLYIYRQFISTLPVSLDESALLDGCSYFGLFTRIIFPLLAPATATVVIIKAITIINDMYIPYLYMPKNKLRTLTTFLMNYANAQQGSWQKLAAGIIIIMLPTILIYIFFQKYILAGIAAGAVKE, from the coding sequence ATGAAAAGACGTACAATGGAACAGGGCTTAAAACAGGTCATTTGTATGGGAATGGTCCTGATCGTTCTGGCGCCGATCCTTCTGACCCTGTTTGCAGCTTTCAAGACAAAGGCGGATATGGTGAATACCTCTCCCCTGCTTTTGCCACCCATGGAAAGGATCACTTTCTCAAACTTTCAAAAGGTGGTGGGAGATAAATATCTTCTGATTGGTTTTAAGAATACGGGCATCATACTTGCAGTCAGTATTCTGTTTAATGTGCTGTTTGGAACCATAACCGCGTTTATTCTGGAGCGATTTGAGTTTAAGCTAAAAAAAGTAATTATGAGCCTTTTTTTCCTGGGCATGCTGATTCCTAGCTTTGTAACGGAAATTGCCAGATTTAAAATCATTAACGGCATCGGTCTATACAATACTCTTGGGGCGCCCATCGTGATCTATGTGGCATCGGATCTGATGCAGCTTTATATTTACCGGCAGTTCATTTCTACCCTTCCGGTGTCTCTTGATGAAAGCGCGCTCCTGGACGGCTGTTCATATTTCGGTCTGTTTACGAGGATCATATTTCCTCTGTTGGCGCCTGCCACAGCTACCGTGGTGATCATCAAGGCAATTACTATCATCAATGATATGTATATTCCATACTTATATATGCCAAAGAACAAGCTTCGCACGTTAACCACCTTTTTGATGAATTATGCCAATGCCCAGCAGGGGTCGTGGCAGAAGCTGGCGGCAGGTATCATCATTATCATGCTGCCGACGATCCTTATTTATATTTTCTTCCAGAAATACATTCTGGCAGGAATCGCTGCCGGAGCGGTGAAAGAATAA
- a CDS encoding carbohydrate ABC transporter permease, producing the protein MNSLEKQKKVFIVCALVVPMALLIGFVVFPAFDLIRMSFTNWDGYSKTYDQIGFGNYTAMFRNRDLWLSLRNNGVYFFGHLIFIPIELMFAVLLTSRLRASKFYKTMVFMPYIINGVAISYAFSYFFSPINGAFDEILTLFHLESLIRNWLSDPKIVNFVLAFVSLWRFSGYHVILFMAALQSLPQDVQEAARVDGANAWQMFKYIQIPSIMLMVDFVLFDNIRGALQVFDIPYVMTSGGPGYASSTFTLYTIDTAFKYSNFGLASTMAVAIMVMIVVIYLVQNKIIHGILKGGRK; encoded by the coding sequence ATGAATTCTCTGGAAAAACAGAAAAAAGTGTTTATTGTATGCGCCCTTGTCGTTCCTATGGCACTGCTTATCGGATTTGTGGTGTTTCCCGCCTTTGACTTAATCCGCATGAGCTTTACAAACTGGGATGGATACTCCAAAACCTATGATCAAATTGGTTTTGGCAATTATACAGCCATGTTCCGGAACAGGGACTTATGGCTGTCCCTCCGCAACAATGGGGTGTATTTTTTCGGACATCTGATATTCATTCCCATTGAACTGATGTTTGCAGTGCTGTTAACCTCAAGGCTTAGGGCGTCTAAATTTTATAAAACCATGGTTTTTATGCCGTATATCATCAACGGAGTTGCAATTTCCTATGCCTTTTCCTATTTCTTTTCTCCTATAAATGGAGCATTTGATGAGATATTAACCTTATTTCATCTGGAGAGTCTGATAAGAAACTGGCTGTCCGACCCTAAGATCGTCAATTTCGTGCTGGCCTTTGTCTCCCTGTGGAGATTTTCCGGGTACCATGTCATCCTTTTTATGGCGGCCCTCCAGTCTCTTCCACAGGATGTACAGGAAGCAGCCAGAGTGGATGGAGCAAACGCGTGGCAAATGTTCAAGTACATTCAGATACCGTCTATTATGCTCATGGTGGATTTTGTCCTTTTCGATAACATCCGGGGTGCTCTTCAGGTATTTGATATCCCCTATGTCATGACCAGCGGAGGACCGGGATATGCCTCCTCCACCTTTACGCTCTATACCATTGATACGGCCTTTAAATACAGCAACTTCGGCCTTGCTTCCACCATGGCGGTGGCGATTATGGTCATGATCGTTGTCATTTATCTGGTTCAGAACAAAATCATTCACGGTATTTTGAAGGGGGGAAGAAAATAA
- a CDS encoding ABC transporter substrate-binding protein, producing MRKRVLALGLCAAMAIGAMTGCSSSNGTGETPKETTAKGQEGAQTEAGKPEAKEDLKGSLVFAIWDNNLMDYIDENDMVGKFQEKYPNADIEVEKIKDDSEYWNAMKMRTSANQLPDVMFNKPFTLSRFKDYLVDLSGLEAAKNNELASGYAMDGKVLGIPMTAGYEYVYYWKDMFKEAGVEVPTTWEDFEKTAQTLQDYYGKNDPDFMAIALGAKDEWPDYPYMEFMPALQGGNGQNWNDMAKTDAPFADGTDINKAYNKVNSLFSKNVFGKDPLGMGNDQVTSLFAQKKAAIIALGDWGLQNIQSGTDDASELGTFYLPVRDSKDDPFRVIVQGDSFMGVTTHSKNPELAKAFVEWFYSEEWYPGYINYVTSASSMKNFPKEKDPILAQADEQQPDKELVMYDGGGDDFQAIQNDIAFDYKKLGAQMFTNGFDLKAELDGLNTKWAEARTKLGIK from the coding sequence ATGAGAAAACGAGTGTTGGCTTTGGGGCTTTGCGCAGCAATGGCAATAGGAGCTATGACCGGCTGTTCCTCTTCAAATGGAACCGGGGAAACTCCAAAAGAAACCACGGCTAAAGGCCAGGAAGGGGCCCAGACAGAAGCGGGAAAGCCGGAGGCAAAGGAAGACTTAAAAGGCAGTCTGGTATTTGCCATCTGGGACAACAACCTGATGGATTATATTGATGAAAATGATATGGTTGGGAAATTCCAGGAGAAATATCCCAATGCAGATATTGAAGTAGAAAAGATTAAGGATGATTCCGAATACTGGAATGCCATGAAGATGAGAACATCAGCAAACCAGCTTCCGGATGTTATGTTTAATAAGCCCTTCACCTTATCCAGATTCAAAGACTATCTGGTAGATTTATCAGGGCTTGAAGCAGCGAAAAACAACGAGCTGGCCTCCGGATACGCAATGGATGGCAAGGTTTTGGGAATTCCAATGACAGCGGGATATGAATACGTTTATTATTGGAAGGACATGTTTAAGGAAGCCGGTGTGGAGGTTCCCACCACATGGGAAGATTTTGAGAAAACAGCTCAGACCCTTCAGGATTATTATGGGAAGAACGACCCGGATTTCATGGCTATCGCCCTTGGCGCTAAGGATGAATGGCCGGACTATCCGTACATGGAATTTATGCCTGCACTACAGGGCGGCAACGGACAGAACTGGAACGATATGGCAAAGACAGATGCTCCGTTTGCAGATGGAACCGACATTAACAAGGCATACAATAAGGTTAACAGCTTATTCAGCAAAAATGTGTTCGGCAAAGATCCTCTTGGCATGGGCAACGATCAGGTAACCTCCCTGTTTGCCCAGAAAAAGGCGGCTATCATTGCTCTTGGAGACTGGGGCCTTCAAAACATTCAAAGCGGTACTGATGATGCGTCAGAGCTTGGCACCTTCTACCTTCCGGTAAGAGATTCCAAAGACGATCCCTTCCGTGTTATCGTACAGGGCGACTCCTTTATGGGAGTAACCACTCACAGCAAGAATCCGGAACTGGCAAAAGCTTTCGTAGAATGGTTCTACAGCGAAGAATGGTATCCGGGATATATCAATTATGTAACCAGTGCATCTTCCATGAAAAACTTCCCCAAGGAAAAGGACCCGATCCTTGCCCAGGCAGATGAGCAGCAGCCGGATAAGGAACTGGTTATGTATGACGGCGGCGGAGATGATTTCCAGGCGATCCAGAACGATATCGCATTTGATTACAAGAAGCTGGGTGCCCAGATGTTTACCAATGGCTTTGATTTAAAAGCGGAACTGGATGGACTCAATACAAAATGGGCGGAAGCCAGAACTAAGCTTGGAATAAAATAA
- a CDS encoding response regulator transcription factor — MRNVLIVDDDTIVRITLRSLINWEEMGYQIAADAIHGQQALEYIKDHPVDLVITDMKMPVMDGIGLLEELNRLKNMPAVLVLSGYDDFKLVRDAFRLGACDYLLKTGLTEETLAAMLKRLDEEVFHDHGGETGGERKPVVKVPDSVLLVDMAMGRRSLDEIFFQQEYLVMQFEIEDFHKASARFGEDFEETLIKPMLELAGQIPRVASRCILGAVAPSRYCLLYRITDPEQYKENAVSACKQLCNVWKHFMNLSVSAGISRPGKGTKDFLTRFEEAGEQLRLKYLKGKGKICDPWEKDTVSFLQVRQAGQDYEKLLKGLMVGDELAVWSEKKAFFSELYKMDLKAAKEVCLHLICSIAWQLSDNHDDISALFAEEVNYYEKISRLDEMRSLELWLNNYFRWIMDYNAHHADRKQADMMIRAKRFIMDNYANPELTLGSVASFIGLNEKYFSTRFTKEEGMTFSNYLTEVRIRKARELMETTDLKIYEISQSVGYNSVEHFTRVFKKLCKVSPGGYRK; from the coding sequence ATGAGAAATGTCCTGATCGTGGATGACGATACCATAGTACGGATTACCCTGCGCTCCCTGATCAACTGGGAAGAGATGGGGTATCAGATTGCCGCGGATGCCATTCATGGCCAGCAGGCATTGGAATATATTAAGGATCATCCGGTGGATTTAGTGATCACCGATATGAAAATGCCGGTTATGGATGGGATCGGCCTCTTGGAGGAGTTAAACCGTTTGAAAAACATGCCGGCAGTACTGGTTTTAAGCGGTTACGATGATTTCAAGCTGGTTCGGGATGCCTTTCGTCTGGGGGCCTGTGATTACCTGTTAAAGACCGGATTAACAGAGGAAACCCTTGCAGCCATGCTGAAACGTTTGGATGAAGAGGTCTTTCACGATCACGGCGGTGAAACAGGAGGAGAGAGAAAACCAGTGGTAAAAGTCCCGGATTCAGTCCTTCTTGTAGATATGGCCATGGGAAGACGGTCCCTTGATGAAATATTTTTTCAACAGGAATACCTGGTAATGCAATTTGAAATAGAAGACTTCCATAAGGCATCGGCCCGTTTTGGAGAGGATTTTGAAGAAACACTGATAAAACCCATGTTGGAACTGGCCGGACAGATCCCCAGAGTGGCATCCCGCTGCATTCTCGGAGCAGTGGCGCCTTCCCGTTATTGTTTGCTGTACCGTATCACCGATCCGGAGCAGTATAAGGAAAATGCAGTTTCCGCCTGTAAGCAGTTATGCAATGTGTGGAAGCACTTTATGAATCTCTCCGTTTCCGCAGGGATCAGCAGGCCGGGAAAAGGCACAAAGGATTTCTTAACCCGGTTTGAGGAGGCAGGAGAGCAGTTAAGGCTTAAGTATTTAAAGGGGAAAGGGAAGATCTGCGATCCATGGGAAAAAGATACAGTCTCCTTCCTGCAGGTCCGGCAGGCCGGGCAGGATTATGAAAAGCTTTTAAAGGGCCTTATGGTAGGCGATGAGCTTGCCGTATGGTCAGAAAAGAAAGCTTTCTTTTCCGAACTTTACAAAATGGATTTAAAAGCTGCCAAAGAGGTCTGCCTTCATCTCATCTGCAGCATTGCCTGGCAGCTTTCAGATAACCACGATGATATCAGCGCCCTGTTTGCGGAAGAAGTCAATTATTATGAGAAAATCAGCCGTTTGGATGAAATGCGGAGCCTGGAATTATGGCTGAATAATTATTTCCGCTGGATCATGGATTATAATGCCCACCATGCGGACCGGAAGCAGGCGGATATGATGATCCGGGCAAAACGGTTCATTATGGATAATTATGCCAATCCTGAGCTGACACTGGGAAGCGTGGCAAGCTTCATCGGTCTGAATGAAAAATATTTCAGCACCAGATTTACGAAAGAAGAAGGGATGACCTTCAGCAATTACTTGACTGAGGTCCGCATTCGAAAGGCAAGGGAGCTGATGGAGACAACAGACCTGAAGATTTATGAAATCAGTCAGAGCGTTGGCTATAACAGTGTGGAGCATTTTACCAGAGTATTTAAAAAGCTGTGCAAAGTAAGTCCGGGCGGGTACCGGAAATAA
- a CDS encoding sensor histidine kinase, whose amino-acid sequence MWMNKKQKLKASYYNSFFALIVIPILLIILLSILIIRTMMVDSAVSNIRRAQDNIASTLGGEVKDVSLRLSHFVYVNDNEVIKNAAKTNTKDVAEKYLYTKILTESFHYAMVPVQDILSAVFYMKDGDHTYMKDDITLSREELRASSWYQEALAAPNVVKVGFYDRSVTNSRKNAYTLTIAAGLSPGMDVDRDGVIEMTALFVSSRTGGLIKDYNKERMLGTTMIADKSGKIIFDAEGTMALLPRNISLEQPKFRYQANGRRYMGVVTEEPVTGLKIISVVSYEALTRSFNRTAAVIVAVTLLLFALFYRFSSYFLKSIIDPIHHTVEGMKKVEEGNLLVHVEPKGQEELRLMIHSFNRMTRRLKQLIQENEEQQQKKHEAEIRALQSQINPHFLVNSLNSIRFIAQMSKYESIARMAEALIKILSCSFRSNTGFYPLKEELEVLDSFIYLMKIRYSDGFDIKYEIEESCLSCLVPRLILQPVVENSIVHGFSGLMDEMGIIWLTAREADGFLFLEIRDNGKGMSEEEMSRILNGEEEKEGKKDHVSIGITNVKTRLTLNYGESCEFEMESGEGRFTRTSIRIPIRRKEPEDQ is encoded by the coding sequence ATGTGGATGAATAAAAAGCAGAAATTAAAGGCTTCTTATTATAACAGCTTCTTCGCCCTCATCGTGATTCCTATTCTTTTAATAATCTTACTGTCCATCCTCATTATCCGTACCATGATGGTGGATTCCGCAGTCTCCAACATCCGTCGTGCCCAGGATAATATCGCCTCCACTCTGGGCGGCGAAGTAAAGGATGTATCCCTCCGTTTATCCCATTTCGTATATGTCAACGACAATGAAGTCATAAAAAATGCAGCAAAAACAAATACAAAAGATGTGGCTGAAAAATATCTTTATACGAAGATCCTGACCGAATCCTTTCATTATGCCATGGTTCCGGTGCAAGACATCCTGTCTGCCGTATTTTATATGAAAGACGGGGACCATACGTATATGAAGGATGATATTACCTTAAGCAGGGAGGAACTGAGGGCCTCCTCCTGGTATCAGGAGGCTTTGGCAGCACCCAATGTGGTAAAGGTAGGTTTTTATGACCGCAGTGTAACCAATTCCAGAAAAAATGCCTATACTCTGACCATTGCCGCTGGCCTGTCCCCGGGAATGGATGTGGACCGGGACGGGGTCATAGAGATGACGGCATTGTTTGTCTCATCCAGGACCGGAGGACTGATAAAAGATTATAATAAGGAACGGATGCTGGGAACTACTATGATTGCGGACAAGTCAGGAAAGATTATTTTTGACGCAGAAGGAACGATGGCTCTTTTGCCCCGGAATATTTCCCTGGAACAGCCCAAATTCCGGTATCAGGCAAATGGCAGACGTTATATGGGAGTGGTGACCGAAGAACCGGTGACCGGCTTAAAGATCATCAGCGTAGTGTCTTATGAAGCCCTTACAAGAAGCTTTAACAGGACCGCAGCCGTCATTGTAGCGGTCACGCTCCTCCTGTTTGCTCTGTTTTACCGTTTTTCCAGCTATTTCTTAAAAAGCATTATTGACCCCATCCATCATACGGTTGAGGGCATGAAAAAGGTGGAGGAGGGAAATCTTCTGGTTCATGTGGAACCAAAAGGGCAGGAAGAGCTGCGACTGATGATCCATTCCTTTAACCGTATGACAAGACGGCTAAAGCAGCTGATACAGGAAAATGAGGAACAGCAGCAGAAAAAACATGAGGCAGAGATCAGGGCGCTGCAGTCTCAGATCAATCCTCACTTTCTGGTAAATTCCTTGAATTCTATCCGGTTTATCGCACAGATGTCAAAGTATGAATCCATTGCCCGCATGGCAGAGGCGCTCATTAAAATATTATCCTGCTCCTTCCGCAGCAATACGGGATTTTATCCGCTAAAAGAGGAACTGGAGGTTTTAGACAGTTTTATCTATCTGATGAAAATCCGTTATTCCGACGGGTTTGATATAAAATATGAAATCGAGGAATCCTGCCTTTCCTGCCTGGTCCCGCGGCTTATTCTACAGCCTGTGGTCGAAAATTCCATTGTCCATGGCTTTAGCGGCCTGATGGATGAGATGGGAATCATCTGGCTGACGGCTCGCGAAGCAGATGGATTTCTGTTCCTTGAGATCCGGGATAACGGAAAGGGTATGTCTGAAGAAGAGATGAGCCGGATCCTGAATGGGGAAGAGGAAAAGGAAGGGAAAAAGGATCATGTAAGCATCGGAATCACCAATGTAAAAACCAGGCTTACGCTTAATTATGGCGAAAGCTGTGAATTTGAGATGGAAAGCGGAGAGGGCCGGTTCACAAGAACCTCCATCCGCATTCCTATAAGAAGAAAGGAACCGGAAGACCAATGA
- a CDS encoding DUF2264 domain-containing protein: MKLETKQDFQQWMFQVLNPLKPLYSKGCARLSLGDSGVTYPKVSIEMEAFSRPLWALVPLWLGGGKGFEEIYQKGLASGTDPSHPEYWGGFKDYDQRFVEMAAIASGLIFTPEKLWEPLSEEEKQNLAKWLYGINEYIIPDCNWQFFMILVNVALQKLGCRYSKERLASGLEKIESYYIEDGWYRDGGSSQKDYYISFAIHYYGLLYAVAMEEEEPERCLLFKERAKRFARDFIYWFDENGSALPYGRSLSYRFGEAAFWSAYVFAGLDDIPAGVVKGILARHLNWWTEQKIFDRDGVLTIGYGYPNLIMAERYNAPGSPYWGMKTLLCLGLPDDHPFWSAKAEDLPKLEPVNMLKQADMVMHRHGKDVIAYPAGVCEKYGHGHVPEKYSKFAYSTRYGFSVAKSQIVLHENAPDSSLAFVIDGDDYVFVRKYSDSYEVLKDRVISRWHPFQGITVTSTIIPKEYGHLRIHEIESQYDCTAYDCGFSVEKFTEDYVQKAEGKGAFVSAGKQDCTVSGEGPEAAGLVIEADPNTNVLYPNASIPAVSYRIKKGETIRLETKVESIIQ; this comes from the coding sequence ATGAAACTTGAAACAAAACAGGATTTCCAGCAATGGATGTTCCAGGTGTTAAATCCTTTAAAGCCATTGTACAGCAAAGGGTGTGCCAGGCTTTCTCTTGGAGACAGCGGCGTCACATATCCTAAGGTGAGCATAGAGATGGAAGCATTTTCCCGGCCTTTGTGGGCGCTGGTTCCCTTATGGCTTGGGGGAGGAAAGGGATTTGAGGAGATTTATCAGAAAGGCCTCGCAAGCGGGACCGACCCTTCTCATCCGGAATACTGGGGCGGTTTTAAGGATTATGACCAGCGGTTTGTGGAAATGGCGGCTATCGCCAGCGGCTTGATTTTCACTCCGGAAAAATTATGGGAGCCTTTAAGCGAGGAAGAAAAACAAAATCTGGCAAAATGGCTTTACGGAATCAATGAATATATAATCCCTGACTGTAACTGGCAGTTTTTCATGATTCTGGTGAATGTTGCTTTGCAAAAACTGGGCTGCCGGTACAGCAAAGAACGGCTGGCTTCCGGTCTTGAAAAAATTGAAAGCTATTATATTGAAGATGGCTGGTACCGGGATGGAGGTTCCAGTCAGAAGGATTATTACATTTCCTTTGCCATTCATTATTATGGGCTTTTGTATGCGGTGGCAATGGAGGAGGAAGAGCCGGAACGGTGTCTCCTGTTTAAGGAACGGGCAAAGCGGTTTGCCAGAGATTTTATATACTGGTTTGATGAAAACGGATCCGCTCTCCCTTACGGAAGAAGCCTGTCCTACCGTTTTGGAGAAGCGGCCTTCTGGTCTGCCTATGTATTTGCAGGGCTTGACGATATACCAGCAGGAGTTGTAAAGGGAATCCTGGCACGCCATTTAAACTGGTGGACGGAGCAGAAGATCTTTGACCGTGACGGCGTGCTGACCATTGGGTACGGATATCCAAACTTAATCATGGCGGAACGCTACAATGCGCCAGGTTCTCCTTACTGGGGAATGAAGACCCTTTTGTGTCTTGGGCTTCCCGATGATCATCCCTTCTGGTCTGCAAAGGCGGAGGACTTACCAAAGCTGGAGCCAGTAAACATGTTAAAGCAGGCGGATATGGTGATGCATCGACATGGAAAGGATGTGATTGCCTATCCGGCAGGTGTTTGCGAGAAATACGGACACGGCCATGTGCCGGAAAAGTACTCCAAGTTTGCCTATTCCACCCGGTATGGGTTTTCCGTTGCAAAAAGCCAGATTGTGCTTCATGAAAATGCTCCTGATTCTTCCCTGGCCTTTGTCATTGACGGAGATGATTACGTATTCGTCCGGAAATACAGTGACTCCTATGAGGTTTTGAAAGACCGGGTGATCAGCAGATGGCATCCCTTCCAGGGGATTACGGTTACTTCTACGATTATACCAAAAGAGTACGGCCATTTAAGAATCCATGAAATTGAGAGCCAGTACGACTGTACTGCCTATGACTGCGGCTTTTCTGTGGAAAAGTTCACAGAAGATTATGTGCAGAAGGCAGAAGGGAAGGGAGCATTTGTATCCGCTGGAAAACAGGACTGTACGGTATCCGGCGAAGGCCCGGAGGCAGCAGGCCTGGTAATAGAGGCTGATCCCAATACCAATGTGCTTTATCCCAATGCTTCCATACCGGCGGTTTCCTATCGCATTAAAAAAGGGGAAACCATCCGATTGGAAACAAAGGTGGAAAGCATAATCCAATAG
- a CDS encoding glycoside hydrolase family 88 protein, with translation METLLKEKKELTEAKCLEAMEFAIKQVKDNLKEFTDSFKKAYSEDGFYHPTPNVNWTTGFWTGQIWLAYEWSKADELKTAGQIQANSFLDRIDRKVEVDHHDMGFLYTPSCVAAYKLVGDEKAKEAAIKAADQLIRRFQPVGEFIQAWGPMNQPENYRFIIDCLLNLPLLYWATEETGDQKYRKIAEKHIHTAIANVIRDDYSTWHTFFMNMETGEPDHGATCQGYKDGSAWARGQAWGIYGCALAYRYTKRPEYIEDFKHVTGYFLDHLPSDLIPYWDLEFGEGSEEPRDSSSASIAACGMLEMAKYLDESDAVRYISIAKKIMESVVEHYAVKDLQESNGLVLHSTYSKKSPYNTCTPEGVDECNIWGDYFYMEALTRLSKDWDPYW, from the coding sequence ATGGAGACTTTGCTTAAAGAAAAAAAGGAACTCACGGAGGCAAAGTGCCTGGAGGCCATGGAATTCGCTATAAAGCAGGTGAAGGATAATTTAAAGGAATTTACTGATTCCTTTAAAAAAGCATACAGTGAGGATGGATTCTATCATCCAACTCCCAATGTAAACTGGACCACCGGCTTCTGGACCGGACAGATATGGCTGGCTTATGAGTGGAGCAAGGCAGATGAACTGAAAACGGCCGGACAGATCCAGGCGAATAGCTTTTTAGACCGGATCGACCGCAAGGTGGAAGTGGATCATCACGATATGGGGTTTTTGTATACCCCTTCCTGTGTAGCCGCCTATAAGCTGGTGGGTGATGAAAAAGCAAAGGAAGCGGCAATCAAGGCAGCAGACCAGCTGATCAGACGTTTTCAGCCGGTGGGCGAGTTTATCCAGGCCTGGGGGCCCATGAACCAGCCGGAGAATTACCGCTTTATCATTGACTGCCTTTTAAACCTTCCCTTATTATACTGGGCCACGGAAGAAACCGGAGACCAGAAATACCGCAAGATAGCAGAAAAACACATCCATACTGCCATTGCAAATGTCATAAGAGATGATTATTCTACCTGGCATACGTTTTTCATGAACATGGAGACAGGGGAGCCGGATCATGGGGCTACCTGCCAGGGATATAAGGATGGCTCTGCATGGGCCAGAGGACAGGCCTGGGGAATCTATGGCTGCGCCCTTGCCTACCGGTATACAAAGCGGCCGGAATACATTGAGGATTTCAAGCATGTGACCGGATATTTCTTAGATCATCTTCCTTCGGATCTGATACCTTACTGGGATCTGGAATTCGGCGAAGGCTCTGAGGAACCGAGAGATTCTTCCTCTGCTTCCATTGCAGCCTGCGGAATGCTTGAAATGGCAAAGTATTTGGATGAGTCTGACGCCGTCCGCTACATATCCATAGCAAAAAAGATCATGGAGTCCGTAGTGGAACATTATGCGGTTAAGGATTTACAGGAATCCAATGGACTGGTGCTTCACAGCACATATTCCAAGAAATCTCCTTACAATACCTGCACACCGGAAGGCGTGGATGAGTGCAACATCTGGGGAGATTATTTTTACATGGAGGCCTTGACCAGGCTGTCTAAGGATTGGGATCCATATTGGTAA